TTTTACTCAACTCGGTGAAAAAGAACGCGATTCTTGTGGCGATTCTTCTGATGGCCGCGGGCGCGACCGCCGCGTATCTTTTGAAAAGAAGGATGCTTTCCCGAGCCTAAGCGATCAAAAGCGAGGGGGCATATTCCGATATTTAAAAGGAATATGTTCCTTTTCTTAGGATCCGAAGAATTCTTTATACCCCTTTTGAAATTCGGTACGGCGGTTTCCGCCGCCGGATTTTATTGGTTTTTCTATCGCAACACCTATTATCATCCCAATCGAAAGACTTTCGATCTTTCCGCGATCTTCTCCGGAATTTTCACGGTAGGACTTTCCATCTTCCCCGAACTTTTTGTTCAACAATATCTGGATGAGAATTCCCATTTCGATCGCGCGTTTCAAGGAAGTTCCCTTTTGGAGGAAATTCCGAAACTGATCGTAATCCTCTGGTATTTTAAGGGATTAAAATCCGTGTACAACACTTCGGACGGGATCTATTTCGGACTTACGTTAGGCGCTTCTTTCGGACTTGTGGAGAATCTTCTCTATTCTCCCCTTCTCGATTTCTGGCCTTTGTTTCTCCGAGCGGTCACCTCGCTTCCGATCCATACGTTTACCGGCGGAATCTACGGTTACGCTGTGATGCAGTATTATCATTCGAGGCCGTCTTCGTTTAATTTTCTCGGGATCTTTTACAGTTTTCTCGGATGTTTTATTCTGCACGGAACCTTCAATTACATTTTGCTCATAGACGGAGATTCGGTCGTTCTGCTTCCTTTGATTTTGGCGACGGGATTTTTCATTCTGGAGTATCTGCTTACGGTCTCGCAGAACATTCTTCCCATAGAGGTTTTACAATCGATCGGCTTGTATCGGGACGACTATAAGGTCGTTTCCAAGTTCACCCGTTACGATT
This genomic stretch from Leptospira kmetyi serovar Malaysia str. Bejo-Iso9 harbors:
- a CDS encoding PrsW family glutamic-type intramembrane protease; this translates as MFLFLGSEEFFIPLLKFGTAVSAAGFYWFFYRNTYYHPNRKTFDLSAIFSGIFTVGLSIFPELFVQQYLDENSHFDRAFQGSSLLEEIPKLIVILWYFKGLKSVYNTSDGIYFGLTLGASFGLVENLLYSPLLDFWPLFLRAVTSLPIHTFTGGIYGYAVMQYYHSRPSSFNFLGIFYSFLGCFILHGTFNYILLIDGDSVVLLPLILATGFFILEYLLTVSQNILPIEVLQSIGLYRDDYKVVSKFTRYDSWMRSSQNQIQKAGPIPLFRQLTKGKVAVSIFLFLIPTLLYSIYLKFPERIPVLLGGIRISEFIGLFLVYPIWLCILILFRGILNPKFFRERILKIPLFIAVSIVQEEREYHSLAYSLSGKGFYSPIEKTLVIGDRVYVTFYVAGKEFQNILAIPVWLNVREDDPEFEPGAVFIFVRAPWKLLFWRLFVRTKQQFQNLLNQIARPGGSSHSI